In Etheostoma cragini isolate CJK2018 chromosome 19, CSU_Ecrag_1.0, whole genome shotgun sequence, the genomic window CAGGGAGCGCGTGGGGATGAACCTGATTATAGCTCTGAGCGGTGTCTTCCTGTTCTTCCTGCTCATCACGGGGTGCATGCTGAAGATCGGACGGGACTCGCTCTGCAACTCTGTCATACAGAACGTTCACAACGTCACCaggtggcacacacacatacacacacacacacccacacaatgcATGCCACGGCATTTCCATACAAAACCAAAACCTGCCATGAAACAAgtcagaaatgaaagaaaaatcatttgAAACCCGGGTGAGCTTTACTTCATGTCTGCTACTCAGAACAGTTTCTCTGTCTTCATCTCTTTTTCACAGCCTCATTTATCACTATTACAAAGACTTGACTTTCAGTCTTTTCCCTTGCCATGTGAAAGTAGATACCAGTGGGTAATGTGGATGACTTTAATTTTTCCCAGTTATTTAGAAAGGACTTTGGCAGCTGATAAATCTCCTGTTAGCGACTTTTAGCATACAAAAGATATGTGGAAAGTGTATGATCTGTAACTTTTTATAACATGTAATCTAATCCTCTTTCTCAAGATGTGAAGAGGCCCAGGCCAGAAAATGGGCCAGTCCACTCAATGGGGAAAGGTTCTACAGCAGTCTGTACAAAGCCGAGGTCAGTAGGCTTCATccagttttttgtttcatgtctaGAATGGATTCAGTAACCAGTTCTAGTAATTCTTTTGTATCATGTTGTTGTACTAGCCAATAAAACTAATCTACTTTGAACACAAACTAGGACCAATACAACCTTTCAAACATGTTCATGGTCAGCCCCATATGATGGGTGTAAAGTTTCCAGTACCCAAGTCGTTTTGGAACGATACCAAGCTCTCCGAGCTGGTGAGATTCAGATGAAGGAGTTTCATGTCCGTCCCGTGTGTCATGTGTTGTCTCCTCTCAGACAGCAGTGTGGGTCAACTTCTTCTTCTGGCTCATCATCGGGGTGCTGGTGCTCGTACAGAGGCGTCAGAGTTCATTGCCGAAGGCGATTGTAGGGGGGTATGAAGGGTACGGCGGGCCAGCTGGAGGGCTTTTTGGTGATGGGGGGGTGACGGCTGCAGAGACAGAGCCATTTTTCAACAATCCTGCAAGGCCACAGTGAGGACGGGTGTCACAGAGGACTtagagaaacacacatacattagcACAACACAAGAATGTGTAATTACATGTGGGAAAAAGGGGAAATACAGCTGGTGTATGCTATCTTGTATTCCAGGGAATACTCACACATTTTGTGAGATAACACATGATACTAATCAGAGTAGCATGTGATACCGTTCGTTTGCCTAGGGTGTTGCAACACTTAGATACAATAGAAGCTGTGCCTCTCGACGAGGATGGGATTCGAACCCACGCGTGCAGAGCACAATGGATTAgcagtccatcgccttaaccactcggccacctCGTCTGGCTGGCCTGGGATCCTGAGCCAGCAGTACTCTAGAGCATCTACGGATGTCCATGTGCATGTACCCATTTCCTATATTTACTTATGAAAACCACGTCAGATGTCTAACTACTGGGTCACAcagaaatatgtgtttgttttattttgttcataaaATGTAACAAGAAATGGGAGAATGCTAATAGCAGGctgtcattctttttatttcattaatgtgATCCGATGTAGTATTTTGTATGAGTTTGGCGGATGTGTCCTACATGTTTTCACTCATTTTACAATTATTGTAGACTCTCGTTAACAGcttcagtaaaaaacaaacacaaaagtaaaTCTTTGAGAAGGTAGGATTCGGATTTTCCACGATGTGCCTATGCCAGttctatttctgtatttctactGTCTTCATTCTTCTTTTGTAGTTAATGAGTTGTTGTGACGTTGAGGCCAATTGTCTCTGCTCTTCTCTTCATTGCGTCTCAGACAGTTCAGTCTCACTATGTGGACAAAGCACTGCTTGAAGAAGCACCTGCTGCAGCTCCATACCATACGAATGACATTATAGCAGAATCAgaaaagtgcttgaatttgcctaggtgcatacataaacaaacataaacaacatatttcacATTAACGATTACATACAGAAACAATTGTTTACATACAAATGAACTGTTTCATGAGGAAAAAGAGGCTGAAAGTTCCATTATGCAACAAATAATTccgatgatttttttttttactttaaggtATGACATGTGTGCTCCCATCCTGTTACATCTCATATTCTGGTTCACATATAGGTGCTCATCAAATCCTGTGTTTGGGATATTGCACCTTACCTAAAATGGCTGTATGTCAACATATCAATCACTTGGTTTGTGATGCCATCTGACACTTGGTGTGCTAATTTTTTGTTGCAACAAATAAACCAAAGAGATAAAGCACAATGactcaaatgtgttttctgcatGTATTTCCGAAGAGAATGGAGCCCTAGAACTAGATATGTTGAACTGGGTCTCCCTCTGCTGGTTGATAACAAGAAAGGACTCACTTGTCCCCGAGTATATTCTGGTGTCACTTCTTTGCCCTTTGCAAAGGTAATTCTTTTCTGTGAGCATCTGGATAAAAAGTTGTGTACTGTGTGGTAagttttaattgtattattgtgGTTATGAAGTGATGTAATAAGTGATAGAGTCATTAACCTCTATGAACACCCTCACACCTCTTGCGGTGCTATTGCATCCAAATGAAGCTGTGGTtctttgtgaaaatgtatttaaaagcttttttacaCTCTGATTCTGTCATCCCATATTTAACAGCAATAATAAGAACAAAACAGCccatgtatttgaaaaaattacaacaacagtAGGGATTCACCGATACCTGTATTTCAAGGCCGGTAGCGGTTGTTAGTAGTTAGTGAAACCAATAACCGATATTTGGAACCAATATGCATCTAGAGTGAAAGTCAATATTacgattttggaaacacaaaactgtgtttaaatgctataagcaattatttaatagaTTAGAACCATGTAACATAACACCCAGTAAGAGATAGTCAGATAgtgggcgggacattaagtTAAGAGGGAACGCAGAGCAAAGaggcagacacagagctgtagcccAGCAAACGTAGCGCACCTTTGaattcattaactttatcaGCATCAGGCTAATAAGACGCTGATTctgttactctacaaactgaccAAAAAAACCTCCAGATATTAATCTACCCCTGAACAACAGCCTTTTGCCCTTTTCCTTCCATCTAAAGCCTGTCTCTGCATTGATCCTTTACAGAGCTAATGGCACTCGGCCTCAGTCAGTTTATTCATCTAGTCCAAGACAGCTTACCCTCATGGATGTGTGTAACGGATCGGCATCCAATCAGTTTGACCACAACCTGGTAAAATAGGTCTATATCAATTATCCCCTAAAGAAATTCAAACCTTATAATTATTTTGCAAACTATTGTTGAAAATGCAGAGTATAAAATATACACTCATTAATCAATGGTTAGCAAATTAAGACTCAAATCTAGAATGCTTATTTAGCTGTCAGCCTGAGAGGTCCAAATAGACATAGTACTCCTGCTATTACAACGTGACTCCTACTCTCTTTCCTTAATTGTCTAATCTCCATGGATTACCTGACCCGGCTTGAGCCCTGAGGTAGAAGATAATGCTCGCTGAAGACAGAGAAAGTAGAGACGTATGGCGACTGAGAATGACCAGACAAATATTTAGGGAAGACAAACCGACACTTTAAAGGAGCGATACTCGTTCTGTAAATCGATTTCCAGACCTAAACTAGAATCCATACCTGCAAGTTCTGTCTgttctttttaaacatatatttatacatatatatatatatatatataaatatacacacaggaAGTCTGAAAAGGACAaccaagaagagagagagaactctGGAGAACACCAAGGACTGTCTTCCAATCGAGTCTCAGACGAAAACCACAAAGCTTGTGATAAGTCTGACTTTGAAGTGTATGGTAAGACCTTTTCACATCCTATTTGCCTGTAATATTGGGCTACTGATTAgaaaaatgaacatttctgaGGTAAAAAATCAAGAAGAGGGAAAAATGGAGACTGATGGTAGGATGGATGTAAAAGAGAAGCACAGACAAGAGCAGTGGCCACTGTAGACTGAGCTAAGCCGTGATTAGCCTCTTTAAGCTACTTCACTCTCTATGGGTCAAATGTTCTGTTTAAAACCTGTGGATCTGTGCAGGCCATCTGACTGCGAGCTGATTATTCACTTCATCAGAGTTTTTGGCAGGATAGCTGTAGTTCACGACCAAGTCTCTGCTTAAATGTCCCAGTTATTGTATAATCCCAGCTCCTGTTTGATCTTTggcctccctccatccatccctctgtctgtccagAACATGTCTCAAAATCAGCAGGAGTCAGTGGCAGTGAGTGTGGAGTCCCTCCTGAACGATGCCAAGAGGATGCAGATGCAGTGCCGTGAACGCAGCGAGCAGTTGGCCATGGCCGCCACCCAGCTGAGGGTGGAGTCGGCCACCCTGAGGGAGCAGTGCGAGTCCACCCAGCTCGACATGGCCCTAATTCGTCGGCAGCTGGACGAGCTGATGGATACCAAAGCCGCCTTGGAAGCCAGGGAGAGGCAGGCGCGCAAACTCAGCAAGCACCTGTGAGCTaatgaggaagagggggagagggatgTCATGAACTGCAGGCTCCAGTGGAGACCACTCGATTTGCTCTCAAGAGAAAGAAGGGAAGTGGGGTtgaggaggagatgaagaaggGATTCATCTCTAAAAACGCTGAGGGAGAAAACGACAAGGTtgagggaggaaaggaaatgATTAGTTGCATGTAGCATCGGTGTGAATTGAGTTACCACCAGAGTAGTAGAGTCTCAAAAACCTCTTGAGTAtggaaaacttgaaaaatacCCTCTTTGAAggtacatttagaacagataaaaaaaaagataaaagccATGGTAACGATAGTCAAAGAAAGGAATACGATGCAATTTAAACCCAGCACCAACTTCAAATGAGCCTAGAATGTAGTTTATGGACAGAATATTGTTTAGGATAGAAAATTTTTctgaagaaaaaagtaaatcagaaacctgagaaaaactaaattgtgtgtggtttttttcagagaaacggagagaaaaaagtTTACAAATTTACAGCTCCTTCTTGTTCTTTTTGGCTTTTGCAGCCATGTGAATCATACATGTGAATAcgcaaaaaaatgtcatcttttaatCTTTTCATGTCAAATAAACACTGTCCACATGCCCTCTTGTCTTTTGCTTGTCTCTGGCACATCATCTCGTCCACTTTTAGCTTGATTTCCTTTTGGAAACTAAATGTAAACTCAACTATATCATTGTGCATGTGAGGTAAGTGGCTCGGAGTGGATAAAGATCAACCAATGACTGTTGAGGAATTTGATCACAAATTCATCTTCACATCTTACCATAAACATCTTAACAAGCTTGAAAATTagacgtttttgttttttccccacatgAATTTCCCAGATGATCCTGAACGTCTCACAGCGCTgagggtgtagcaggacgttACAGGGTGTATCAGGGTGTTAgagggtgtagcaggatgtaacagggtgtagcagggtgttacagggtgtagcaggacactgcagagcgtagcagggcgttacagggtgtagcaggacactgTACTGGGTAGCAGGGCGTATCAGGGTgttgcagggtgtagcagggtgttgCAGGATGTTGCAGGGCGTAactggacgtagcagggtgttacagggttCAGCGAACACTGtagagcgtagcagggcgtTACATGGCGTATCAGGGTGTTGCAGGGTGTTAgagggtgtagcaggacgtaacagggtgtagcagggtgttgCAGGGCGTAGCTGTATgtagcagggcgttacaggcTGTAGCAGGACACTGTAGAGCATAGCAGGGCGTTACATGGCGTATCAGAGTgttgcagggtgtagcagggtgttgcaggacgtagctggacgtagcaggacgttacagggtgtagcaggacactgtagagcgtagcagggcgttacagggcaTATCAGGGTGTTGCAGGGTGttgcagggtgttacagggtgtagcagggtgttacagggtgtagcaggacactgcagagcatagcagggcgttacagggtgtggCAGTACACTGtagagcgtagcagggcgtTACATGGCATATCAGGGTgttgcagggtgtagcagggtgttgcagggtgtagcagggtgttgcagggtgtagcagggtgttgCAGGgtgtagctggacgtagcatGGCGTTagagggtgtagcaggacactgTAGAGCGTAGCAGGGCTTTACAGGGCGTATCAGGGTGTTGCAGGGTGttgcagggtgttacagggtgtagcaggacaatgcagagcgtagcagggcgttacaaggcgtagcagggtgttacagggtgtaacagggtgttacagggtgtagcaggacaatgcagagcgtagcagggcataACAGGTTGtagcagggtgttacagggtgttgcagggcgtagcagggtgtttcagggtgtagcagggtgttgcagggcgtagcagggtgttacagggagTAACAGGGCGTTACAGGTtttagcaggacactgcagagcGTTGCAGGGTGTTGCAAGGCACAGCAATAGCTGCAGCCGTGATGGTTGAACCAGGGCTCCTACGGTCTCGTCCAAGAACCAAGCACACGTCCACTCGGCCCCTCCACGAAGAATGATTCATTTTGAGACCAACTTCGAAAGGTAAGCTAAGTGTAAGTGACACTAGCAAAGCTAGCAAGTTAAAGTTATCAATCTGCCTTTGTaccaaaactctccagaaatcTCTCCAGCCCTCAgccaatataaatatatatatatattagccagttactgtatgtgtcaaaGGTGAAGAATgtcaatatatacagtatttaatacCTCTGTGTGCCACTAACCTGATTGTCGCATGTGAATTGCCATGACAGTGGTTTTTAATTTAACTATTAGCACGTTATTAAGGATTTTAGTGTATGCATGTTCATTTGAATACTGTTTGCTGTGCATTTTATAAACTTACTGCATGAACTTtttagtatagtgtgttgatatatatgtacacacacccCTGTGACGACACTGCAACCCCTCCCTTTGACTTTCACACAGCACGGCGTGGACTGATGGGCTGAGTAAAGACAGGTGTGGAGAACTAATGAACTGATGGAAAACAGGTGTGGTGGGGAGACCGGGGAGTAAAAAGAGGCAAAGGCAAACAGACAGGAGGAAAGGAACAcagaagaaggagaggaagacgGAGTAGAAACAGACTGACGGAGAGGACATTAGAGAAGTAAGCACACTGAAAAGCAGAGGACACGGAGATGAGCATACGGGCTAGAGCAGTTCCAGCTGTGACGAACTGAAGGAAGGGCAGGCGAGCGAGTGTTGGTGCAGATCGGGACCCGTTGCCAGAGGCTGACCAGCAGGAGGGTGCAGCCACCTGAATGAAGGATTCAACACCTGTGTACAGGTAAGTAAAGGAAAGTCCTCTGGCTACCTTCCTTGGGCGTCTGGAAGAAAACCTGTCATGTGGGTTACCCTTGACTAAGAAATGCCCTTAATCCTCCCCAGTGCCTGCGGCGTAGGGGAAGAGATGCCCTATCGTAACCTACTTATTGTACAGACTGTCACATGGACTTGGAAATTGTGGCAGGAACTAAATTTTTCCGGCCTTAAGTTTTTATTacttcaaaaacagtttttatctTCTCAGTAATTTGAAGTGTGAAATTAAGTACTGATCCAGTTCTAGTCCATCATTGTCAGTGGAACAAATgctggaatattttttttttcaaagaaactgCCACATCTGCTCCCCTTTTGGCCTATGTTGTTTGGTCTTGACTCTATCTAAACCCCTCAAATTCTTGGTCCAGATAAACTCTGGTCTTGGCAATGACTTGGTCTTGATTAAAATACACCATATTATAAATATAAGGATATTTTGGTTAAAGTTATCTACACTTTtgcaaaaatgtgtgtgcaggaattgaataaaaatgcaaaaaccttGTGACAAAATATTAGAATTTTAATCAAATACATGGTTGTCATATACTTGTTTTAAATAGCAATAAGAAACCACGAAGCGGGGGGGGTCACAGTTCAACCCAATCTTTGGGGTCAGTTAGTGGCAGTAGCTGGGAATGGGTGTGTGATGTCTGCCACTGGTCTTCAATTAGATCCTGCTGTTATCACCACTCTGAAAGACAAATGAGACTGGCTCAGAGGAACGAAGCCTCCCAGCAGCATGGGGTTTGATTTAATACATGACCGGAACACTTACtttcaactttgttttttagtgGTGGCAGTGCTGCTCTTGCCTGAAAGCACAGAGACAAAGTTACCAACGTCGGTAACCAATAGgactgtaacgatacaccaagcCCAGGGTTCGGTTCACTATTTTATACAAAcctcatgtttatttttttcgtTCTCGTCAACCCCGGGGGAGGGGACATGGCATTGTGTTGTCATtcattacatcccactttgcaacacaatTATACAACAAAGACCttattgatttcaatgttgatcgATCAAACACCACAGATTCTATTGTACCataaattgtttcagtggttcactTACTCGTTGGCATAAGAATATTTGTGACGATTCCCCTCCCAACCTGTAGAGGAACAGTGCTTTGATGCCTACAGTAAAATTGCTGTTTGACAAGTTGCTATTGCTAGgtctataacgttagctaattcttggtgggtaattTAAGAATACGACACCGTCCAATACGCTAATTTTTAGTATGATTATTTTGACCACGGTAAACCACTTTGGGTTAACCCACAAATTCAGTAACCTGAACTGTATGGATAGACTACTAATctagccagctagcagccatccactataattacagccccggggacacagccagctagcagccatccactatcattacagccccggggacacatccacagccagctagcagccatccactatcactaCAGCTCTGGGGAcacagccagctagcagccatccactatcattacagccccgtggacacatccacagccagctagcagccatccactatcattacagccccagggacacatccacagccagctagcagccatccactatcaccACAGCCCTGGGGAcacagccagctagcagccatccactatcattacagccccagggacacagccagctagcaaccatccactatcattacagccccggggacacagccagctagcagccatccactatcattacagcatCGGCCAGGGGTCGCATCCAGTCAGCCCACAGCCAGCTAgtagccatccactatcattacagccccggggacacatccacagtcagcccccagccagctagcaaccatccactatcattacagccccgggggaCACATTCACAaccagcccccagccagctagcagccatccactatcattacagccccggggacacatccacagccagctggcagccatccactatcactaCAGCCCTGGGAACACAGCCAGCTTGCAGCCATCCACTAttattacagccccggggacacattcACAACCAGCCCCCaaccagctagcagccatccactatcattacagccccggggacacagccagctagcagccatccactatcattacagcatCGGCCAGGGGTTGCATCCAGTCAGCCTACAGCCAGCTAgtagccatccactatcattacagccccggggacacatccacagtcagtccccagccagctagcaaccatccactatcattacagccccggggacacattcaaaaccagcccccagccagctagcaaccatccactatcattacagccccggggacacattcACAACCAGCCCCCAGCAACtatcccggtcagcacttaaatCCGGTACTGAGGACGCTAACAGCACTACACTGAACTGTCAGGAAATGGACCCAGGCACCCAAGTTAGAACAGCCATTTTAACTTTACACCTCATTAACATTAGGCCCTCGCTTTTAGCCGTATTTacagctaaatttaccagataAAACGGGGATAAGGGATCAACAACACCAATACTACTTGAAATTACATTTCAGTGCAAGGACAGAAATGTGTGAGTTTGAAAGGAAAAGTAGCTCCTCATTTCTTTACCTTCTTGATAGTGGACCAGTCTTCAAGGATGTCGATGTCTCTCAACATGTAGACAATGAATGGCcctgtgagagagagggagtcaTATAACATCTGTAGGTCTGTCCAGCTGTCGGGAGGCAAATATTGAAAGGATAATAAAAAGGGAGGATGAGAAGTTGTACCTGAAACCAGAGCagctttctttttcctccccGAACGACTCAGCAGGTTCTTTCTTTTACACTTCTTGCCCATCTCATCACTCCACTCTGGAATAAGACAATATAGCATTAATTACATTAATCTTCTCACTGTTTACATCTATTTCGTTTGAGTCTTCAGAGTTTAGTGTTTATTACTTTGCGTGTGTAAACCcagttttagttttcactaagaAATTAGCAGGTTTTTGGCCAATCTTTACAGGCAGAAGTTG contains:
- the tmem179ba gene encoding transmembrane protein 179B, with amino-acid sequence MAMTALLLLELALYASCFVCGIVAAASITIVQGNFGGRCVLYGLVNYNATDSSIAVQSSSAPALCYFVSATSLVVAVVCFSLTLYWLYTCCVDKDIRRERVGMNLIIALSGVFLFFLLITGCMLKIGRDSLCNSVIQNVHNVTRCEEAQARKWASPLNGERFYSSLYKAETAVWVNFFFWLIIGVLVLVQRRQSSLPKAIVGGYEGYGGPAGGLFGDGGVTAAETEPFFNNPARPQ